One genomic region from Podarcis raffonei isolate rPodRaf1 chromosome 16, rPodRaf1.pri, whole genome shotgun sequence encodes:
- the PI4KB gene encoding phosphatidylinositol 4-kinase beta isoform X1: MSDSDADVPPPGEEEEEEEALAAAVLPPPGNGGVAALGVITEGVGELAVIDPEVAKKACEEVLEKVKLMHCISPDGSIQLKDGSAGPARRPGLALLNGSPGECCEIKCLDDPPDKIQEEEQQHAPNSVKSARRRQKNNSAKQSWLLRLFESKLFDISMAISYLYNSKEPGVQAYIGNRLFCFRNEDVDFYLPQLLNMYIHMDEDVGDAIKPYIVHRCRQSINFSLQCALLLGAYSSDMHISTQRHSRGTKLRKLILSDELKPAHRKRELPALGPAPEAGLSPSKRTHQRSKSDATVGIHLSSNLKRTASNPKVENDDEELSSSTESLDRSFCSPVRLAPEREFIKSLMAIGKRLTTLPTKEQKTQRLISELSLLNHKLPARVWLPTAGFDHHVVRVPHTQAVVLNSKDKAPYLIYVEVLECENFDTTNVPARIPENRIRSTRSVENLPECGITHEQRASSFTTVPNYDNDDEAWSVDDIGELQVELPEIHTNSCDNISQFSVDSITSQESKEPVFIAAGDIRRRLSEQLAHTPTSFKRDPEDPSAVALKEPWQEKVRRIREGSPYGHLPNWRLLSVIVKCGDDLRQELLAFQVLKQLQSIWEQERVPLWIKPYKILVISADSGMIEPVVNAVSIHQVKKQSQLSLLDYFLQEHGNYTTEAFLTAQRNFVQSCAGYCLVCYLLQVKDRHNGNILLDADGHIIHIDFGFILSSSPRNLGFETSAFKLTSEFVDVMGGLDGDMFNYYKMLMLQGLIAARKHMDKVVQIVEIMQQGSQLPCFHGSSTIRNLKERFHMNMTEEQLQLLIEQMVDGSMRSITTKLYDGFQYLTNGIM; this comes from the exons ATGAGTGACTCTGACGCAGATGTGCCGCcgccaggggaggaggaagaggaggaggaggcactggCCGCAGCGGTGCTGCCGCCCCCAGGAAATGGTGGGGTGGCGGCCCTGGGGGTCATCACGGAAGGCGTGGGCGAGCTGGCGGTCATTGACCCTGAGGTGGCCAAGAAGGCCTGCGAGGAGGTGCTGGAGAAGGTCAAGCTGATGCATTGCATCTCTCCCGACGGGTCCATCCAGCTGAAGGATGGCAGCGCAGGCCCGGCTCGCCGGCCCGGCCTGGCCCTGCTGAACGGCAGCCCCGGCGAGTGCTGCGAGATCAAGTGCCTGGACGACCCTCCGGACAAGatccaggaggaggagcagcagcacgcGCCCAACTCGGTCAAGAGCGCCCGGCGGCGCCAGAAGAACAACTCGGCCAAGCAGTCGTGGCTGCTGCGCCTGTTCGAGTCGAAACTCTTTGACATCTCCATGGCGATCTCGTACCTGTACAACTCGAAGGAGCCCGGCGTGCAGGCCTACATTGGGAACCGGCTCTTCTGCTTCCGCAACGAGGACGTGGACTTCTACCTGCCGCAGCTGCTGAACATGTACATCCACATGGACGAGGACGTGGGCGACGCCATCAAGCCCTACATCGTCCACCGCTGCCGGCAGAGCATCAACTTCTCCCTGCAGTGCGCCCTCCTGCTGGGCGCCTACTCCTCGGACATGCACATCTCCACCCAGCGCCACTCCCGTGGGACCAAGCTGCGGAAGCTCATCCTCTCCGACGAGCTCAAGCCGGCCCACCGGAAGAGGGAGCTGCCGGCCCTCGGCCCGGCCCCCGAGGCGGGGCTCTCCCCCTCCAAAAGGACTCACCAGAGGTCCAAGTCGGACGCCACCGTCGGCATCCACCTCAGCAGCAACCTGAAGAGGACCGCCAGCAACCCCAAAGTGGAGAACGACGACGAG GAGTTGTCATCGAGTACGGAGAGCCTTGATAGATCATTTTGCTCC CCCGTCCGCCTGGCCCCGGAGCGAGAGTTCATCAAGTCTCTGATGGCCATTGGGAAACGCCTGACGACGCTGCCGACCAAAGAGCAGAAGACGCAGCGCCTCATCTCTGAGCTCTCCCTGCTCAACCACAAGCTGCCGGCCCGTGTCTGGCTCCCCACCGCTGGGTTTGACCACCACGTGGTGCGGGTCCCACACACCCAGGCCGTCGTGCTGAACTCCAAGGACAAG GCTCCTTACCTAATCTATGTGGAAGTACTTGAATGTGAAAACTTCGACACCACTAACGTCCCGGCCCGGATCCCAGAGAACCGTATCCGTAGCACGCGGTCCGTGGAAAACCTCCCAGAGTGCGGGATCACGCATGAGCAGCGAGCCAGCAGCTTCACCACTGTCCCCAACTACGACAACGATGACGAGGCTTGGTCTGTGGACGACATCGGGGAGCTGCAGGTGGAG CTTCCAGAGATTCACACCAACAGCTGTGACAACATCTCCCAGTTCTCTGTGGACAGCATCACCAGCCAGGAGAGCAAAGAGCCCGTCTTCATAGCTGCTGGAGATATCAG GAGACGCCTCTCGGAACAGCTTGCCCACACTCCAACGTCCTTCAAGAGGGACCCCGAAGACCCTTCTGCCGTCGCCCTGAAGGAGCCGTGGCAGGAGAAAGTCAG GCGGATCCGGGAGGGCTCTCCGTACGGCCACCTCCCAAACTGGCGCCTCCTCTCTGTGATCGTGAAATGTGGCGATGATCTCCGGCAAGAGCTGCTGGCCTTCCAGGTGCTCAAACAGCTTCAG tcCATCTGGGAGCAGGAGCGCGTCCCCCTGTGGATCAAGCCATACAAAATCCTCGTCATCTCTGCCGACAGCGGCATGATTGAGCCGGTGGTCAACGCCGTCTCCATCCACCAGGTCAAGAAGCAGTCGCAGCTCTCCCTGTTGGACTACTTCCTGCAGGAGCATGGGAACTACACTACCGAGGCCTTCCTGACCGCCCAGCGCAACTTTGTGCAGAGCTGCGCCGGCTACTGCCTGGTCTGCTACCTGCTGCAAGTCAAAGACAG gcacaATGGCAATATCTTGCTGGATGCAGACGGACACATAATCCACATAGATTTCGGGTTCATCCTCTCCAGCTCACCCCGAAATCTCGGCTTTGAGACATCAGCCTTCAAACTCACCTCTGAGTTCGTCGAT GTCATGGGAGGCTTGGATGGCGACATGTTCAACTATTACAAGATGCTGATGCTGCAGGGCCTCATTGCCGCTCGGAAGCACATGGATAAAGTCGTCCAGATTGTGGAGATAATGCAACAAG GCTCCCAGCTGCCCTGTTTCCACGGCTCCAGCACCATCCGCAACCTGAAGGAGCGATTCCACATGAACATGACGGAGGAACAGCTTCAGCTCTTGATAGAGCAGATGGTGGACGGCAGCATGCGCTCCATCACCACCAAGCTCTACGACGGCTTCCAGTACCTCACCAACGGCATCATGTGA
- the LOC128404374 gene encoding 40S ribosomal protein S15-like: MAEVKQKKKCTFWKFTYWGVDLDQLLDMSYEQLIQLYKPHCRQLNRGLRRKQHSLLKKEALPMEKPEVVKTHLRVMIILPEMVRSMVGVYNGKTFNQVEIKPEVIGHNLGEFSITYKPVKHGRPGIGATHSSRFIPLK; encoded by the coding sequence ATGGCGGAagtgaagcagaagaagaagtgtACTTTCTGGAAGTTCACCTATTGGGGTGTTGACCTGGACCAGCTCCTCGACATGTCCTACGAGCAGCTGATACAGCTGTACAAACCCCACTGCCGGCAGCTCAACCGCGGCCTGCGCCGCAAGCAGCACTCCCTCCTCAAGAAAGAGGCCCTGCCCATGGAGAAGCCTGAGGTGGTCAAAACCCACCTGCGAGTCATGATTATCCTTCCGGAAATGGTGCGCAGCATGGTAGGCGTGTACAATGGGAAGACCTTCAACCAGGTGGAAATCAAGCCTGAAGTGATTGGCCACAATTTGGGAGAGTTCTCCATCACTTACAAGCCCGTTAAGCACGGCCGACCTGGAATCGGGGCCACCCATTCCTCTCGGTTCATTCCTCTGAAGTAA
- the PI4KB gene encoding phosphatidylinositol 4-kinase beta isoform X2, giving the protein MSDSDADVPPPGEEEEEEEALAAAVLPPPGNGGVAALGVITEGVGELAVIDPEVAKKACEEVLEKVKLMHCISPDGSIQLKDGSAGPARRPGLALLNGSPGECCEIKCLDDPPDKIQEEEQQHAPNSVKSARRRQKNNSAKQSWLLRLFESKLFDISMAISYLYNSKEPGVQAYIGNRLFCFRNEDVDFYLPQLLNMYIHMDEDVGDAIKPYIVHRCRQSINFSLQCALLLGAYSSDMHISTQRHSRGTKLRKLILSDELKPAHRKRELPALGPAPEAGLSPSKRTHQRSKSDATVGIHLSSNLKRTASNPKVENDDEPVRLAPEREFIKSLMAIGKRLTTLPTKEQKTQRLISELSLLNHKLPARVWLPTAGFDHHVVRVPHTQAVVLNSKDKAPYLIYVEVLECENFDTTNVPARIPENRIRSTRSVENLPECGITHEQRASSFTTVPNYDNDDEAWSVDDIGELQVELPEIHTNSCDNISQFSVDSITSQESKEPVFIAAGDIRRRLSEQLAHTPTSFKRDPEDPSAVALKEPWQEKVRRIREGSPYGHLPNWRLLSVIVKCGDDLRQELLAFQVLKQLQSIWEQERVPLWIKPYKILVISADSGMIEPVVNAVSIHQVKKQSQLSLLDYFLQEHGNYTTEAFLTAQRNFVQSCAGYCLVCYLLQVKDRHNGNILLDADGHIIHIDFGFILSSSPRNLGFETSAFKLTSEFVDVMGGLDGDMFNYYKMLMLQGLIAARKHMDKVVQIVEIMQQGSQLPCFHGSSTIRNLKERFHMNMTEEQLQLLIEQMVDGSMRSITTKLYDGFQYLTNGIM; this is encoded by the exons ATGAGTGACTCTGACGCAGATGTGCCGCcgccaggggaggaggaagaggaggaggaggcactggCCGCAGCGGTGCTGCCGCCCCCAGGAAATGGTGGGGTGGCGGCCCTGGGGGTCATCACGGAAGGCGTGGGCGAGCTGGCGGTCATTGACCCTGAGGTGGCCAAGAAGGCCTGCGAGGAGGTGCTGGAGAAGGTCAAGCTGATGCATTGCATCTCTCCCGACGGGTCCATCCAGCTGAAGGATGGCAGCGCAGGCCCGGCTCGCCGGCCCGGCCTGGCCCTGCTGAACGGCAGCCCCGGCGAGTGCTGCGAGATCAAGTGCCTGGACGACCCTCCGGACAAGatccaggaggaggagcagcagcacgcGCCCAACTCGGTCAAGAGCGCCCGGCGGCGCCAGAAGAACAACTCGGCCAAGCAGTCGTGGCTGCTGCGCCTGTTCGAGTCGAAACTCTTTGACATCTCCATGGCGATCTCGTACCTGTACAACTCGAAGGAGCCCGGCGTGCAGGCCTACATTGGGAACCGGCTCTTCTGCTTCCGCAACGAGGACGTGGACTTCTACCTGCCGCAGCTGCTGAACATGTACATCCACATGGACGAGGACGTGGGCGACGCCATCAAGCCCTACATCGTCCACCGCTGCCGGCAGAGCATCAACTTCTCCCTGCAGTGCGCCCTCCTGCTGGGCGCCTACTCCTCGGACATGCACATCTCCACCCAGCGCCACTCCCGTGGGACCAAGCTGCGGAAGCTCATCCTCTCCGACGAGCTCAAGCCGGCCCACCGGAAGAGGGAGCTGCCGGCCCTCGGCCCGGCCCCCGAGGCGGGGCTCTCCCCCTCCAAAAGGACTCACCAGAGGTCCAAGTCGGACGCCACCGTCGGCATCCACCTCAGCAGCAACCTGAAGAGGACCGCCAGCAACCCCAAAGTGGAGAACGACGACGAG CCCGTCCGCCTGGCCCCGGAGCGAGAGTTCATCAAGTCTCTGATGGCCATTGGGAAACGCCTGACGACGCTGCCGACCAAAGAGCAGAAGACGCAGCGCCTCATCTCTGAGCTCTCCCTGCTCAACCACAAGCTGCCGGCCCGTGTCTGGCTCCCCACCGCTGGGTTTGACCACCACGTGGTGCGGGTCCCACACACCCAGGCCGTCGTGCTGAACTCCAAGGACAAG GCTCCTTACCTAATCTATGTGGAAGTACTTGAATGTGAAAACTTCGACACCACTAACGTCCCGGCCCGGATCCCAGAGAACCGTATCCGTAGCACGCGGTCCGTGGAAAACCTCCCAGAGTGCGGGATCACGCATGAGCAGCGAGCCAGCAGCTTCACCACTGTCCCCAACTACGACAACGATGACGAGGCTTGGTCTGTGGACGACATCGGGGAGCTGCAGGTGGAG CTTCCAGAGATTCACACCAACAGCTGTGACAACATCTCCCAGTTCTCTGTGGACAGCATCACCAGCCAGGAGAGCAAAGAGCCCGTCTTCATAGCTGCTGGAGATATCAG GAGACGCCTCTCGGAACAGCTTGCCCACACTCCAACGTCCTTCAAGAGGGACCCCGAAGACCCTTCTGCCGTCGCCCTGAAGGAGCCGTGGCAGGAGAAAGTCAG GCGGATCCGGGAGGGCTCTCCGTACGGCCACCTCCCAAACTGGCGCCTCCTCTCTGTGATCGTGAAATGTGGCGATGATCTCCGGCAAGAGCTGCTGGCCTTCCAGGTGCTCAAACAGCTTCAG tcCATCTGGGAGCAGGAGCGCGTCCCCCTGTGGATCAAGCCATACAAAATCCTCGTCATCTCTGCCGACAGCGGCATGATTGAGCCGGTGGTCAACGCCGTCTCCATCCACCAGGTCAAGAAGCAGTCGCAGCTCTCCCTGTTGGACTACTTCCTGCAGGAGCATGGGAACTACACTACCGAGGCCTTCCTGACCGCCCAGCGCAACTTTGTGCAGAGCTGCGCCGGCTACTGCCTGGTCTGCTACCTGCTGCAAGTCAAAGACAG gcacaATGGCAATATCTTGCTGGATGCAGACGGACACATAATCCACATAGATTTCGGGTTCATCCTCTCCAGCTCACCCCGAAATCTCGGCTTTGAGACATCAGCCTTCAAACTCACCTCTGAGTTCGTCGAT GTCATGGGAGGCTTGGATGGCGACATGTTCAACTATTACAAGATGCTGATGCTGCAGGGCCTCATTGCCGCTCGGAAGCACATGGATAAAGTCGTCCAGATTGTGGAGATAATGCAACAAG GCTCCCAGCTGCCCTGTTTCCACGGCTCCAGCACCATCCGCAACCTGAAGGAGCGATTCCACATGAACATGACGGAGGAACAGCTTCAGCTCTTGATAGAGCAGATGGTGGACGGCAGCATGCGCTCCATCACCACCAAGCTCTACGACGGCTTCCAGTACCTCACCAACGGCATCATGTGA